A portion of the Pectobacterium brasiliense genome contains these proteins:
- the aztC gene encoding zinc ABC transporter substrate-binding protein AztC, protein MRIITTLGVAVLLSLSLQASAKLNVIASFSILGDMAKNIGQDRIELRTLVGPNSDAHVYEPSPADAIAMAKADVILINGLQFEGFINRLIQASESKAPVIETTNGAEIIRDPAGGHYHFYNGKAVFHAAPFDPHAWQSLPNAHIYVKNITAAFCAADKSGCETYQANAKTYEEKLTKLGVNINNALARIPESRRTVVVGHNAFRYFEHEHGIHFLSPQGVSTESEASAADVAGILREIKKNHAAAVFAENISNPRLVEQIASESGLSVAGVLYSDALSDPSGPAPTYIDMMQHNVNTIVSALADDKHVP, encoded by the coding sequence ATGAGAATTATCACGACGCTTGGCGTTGCCGTTCTGCTTTCCCTGTCGCTACAGGCCAGCGCCAAGCTTAACGTCATCGCCAGCTTTTCCATCCTTGGCGACATGGCGAAGAATATCGGTCAGGATCGTATTGAACTGCGTACCCTCGTCGGCCCCAACAGCGATGCGCATGTCTATGAGCCATCCCCAGCGGATGCGATTGCCATGGCCAAAGCTGACGTGATCTTAATCAACGGATTACAGTTCGAGGGCTTTATCAATCGGCTCATTCAGGCCAGTGAGAGTAAAGCGCCGGTCATTGAAACGACAAACGGCGCGGAAATTATTCGCGACCCCGCCGGTGGTCATTACCATTTCTACAATGGCAAAGCCGTGTTTCACGCTGCGCCTTTCGATCCCCACGCCTGGCAGTCGTTGCCCAATGCGCATATCTACGTGAAAAACATTACTGCCGCGTTTTGCGCAGCGGATAAAAGCGGCTGCGAAACTTATCAGGCGAATGCTAAAACCTATGAGGAAAAACTGACCAAACTTGGCGTAAATATTAATAACGCGCTAGCCCGTATCCCGGAATCACGTCGTACCGTCGTGGTCGGTCACAATGCCTTTCGCTATTTCGAACACGAGCACGGCATTCACTTTTTATCCCCTCAGGGAGTATCGACCGAGTCTGAAGCCTCTGCCGCAGATGTCGCCGGCATTCTGCGCGAGATAAAGAAAAATCATGCCGCTGCGGTCTTCGCGGAGAATATCTCAAACCCACGTCTGGTGGAGCAAATTGCCTCCGAATCCGGTTTATCCGTCGCGGGTGTGCTCTATTCCGACGCACTTTCCGATCCTTCAGGCCCGGCACCGACTTATATCGACATGATGCAGCACAACGTCAACACCATCGTGTCAGCGCTGGCCGACGACAAGCACGTCCCCTAA
- the zinT gene encoding metal-binding protein ZinT — translation MSNNIKKLALVLGTLFVTGQVAAHGDHSHNHSHGHTHAHSHGAPMTDIEKKASNGVFNDSDVKDRAITDWEGMWQSVYPIMLSGEMDPVFKKKAESDKSKTFEQVKDYYRKGYATNVSEIKIDNGVMTFYKDGEVTSCHYDYSGHKILTYVSGKKGVRYLFECKDAQSKAPKYVQFSDHTIAPRKSAHFHIFMGNSSQEEILKEMDNWPTYYPYQLTSAQVVDELLHH, via the coding sequence TTGTCTAATAATATTAAGAAACTTGCACTCGTTCTGGGGACACTCTTCGTAACCGGTCAGGTCGCCGCGCATGGCGATCATTCGCATAACCATTCTCATGGCCATACTCACGCTCATTCACATGGTGCGCCCATGACCGACATTGAAAAGAAAGCATCCAATGGCGTTTTCAATGACAGCGATGTAAAAGACAGAGCGATTACCGACTGGGAAGGAATGTGGCAATCGGTCTACCCGATTATGCTATCGGGTGAGATGGATCCCGTGTTCAAAAAGAAAGCTGAAAGCGATAAAAGCAAAACATTTGAACAGGTTAAAGATTATTACCGCAAAGGTTACGCCACCAATGTTTCAGAAATAAAAATTGATAATGGCGTAATGACGTTCTACAAAGATGGCGAAGTGACCTCATGCCATTATGACTATTCTGGACATAAGATCCTGACCTATGTATCGGGTAAAAAAGGCGTTCGCTATCTGTTTGAATGTAAAGATGCCCAGTCAAAAGCACCGAAATACGTTCAGTTCAGCGATCACACCATTGCACCGCGTAAATCCGCCCATTTCCATATCTTTATGGGAAATTCGTCGCAAGAAGAGATTCTCAAAGAAATGGACAACTGGCCAACGTATTACCCGTATCAACTCACCAGCGCTCAGGTTGTTGATGAGCTGCTGCATCATTAA
- the aztD gene encoding zinc metallochaperone AztD has translation MKKRLLPLSISVLLLGSVGSAMAAEEDVTAWRLFVADHDKPVVNVIDALDGDKLTSFDLKGPAALYRSESGATVYAVQGSAGTVSMIGSGISFHDHGDHADIDIDEPKLLKTQLTGGKPGHFVERQGKVAQWFDGERYTMVYSEAAALDGVNDAKRVFVSVPHHGVAVPYDNHAVVSVPNPEDASKRPIGARVISLDSKTVGDNVACPGLHGSAGSGDTYALSCETGLLLITQKGDTPEIRHLPYSSTLPKGSVSTLIGGKGMQYFIGNYGPDRIVLIDPTEAQSFRLVQLPTRRVHFAVDPVRPKFAYVFTEDGKLNQVDVLKGEITKSVRVTEPYSMDGHWNDPRPRIAVAADNIYITDPLKSKIHMLNAADLKETSAITVQGQPFNIVAVGGSGKVHEHGHSHDHDHDHQH, from the coding sequence ATGAAAAAGCGTTTATTACCGCTGTCCATTTCAGTGCTTTTGCTGGGCTCAGTTGGCTCGGCAATGGCAGCAGAAGAGGACGTTACCGCCTGGCGCTTGTTCGTCGCCGATCACGATAAGCCCGTAGTGAATGTGATTGACGCACTTGATGGCGACAAACTGACGTCCTTCGATCTGAAAGGGCCCGCGGCACTCTATCGCAGTGAAAGTGGGGCTACGGTATATGCCGTTCAGGGCAGCGCAGGCACTGTATCGATGATCGGCTCTGGGATTTCGTTTCACGATCACGGCGATCACGCTGATATTGACATTGATGAACCCAAGCTACTGAAAACTCAGCTAACTGGCGGCAAACCGGGTCACTTCGTTGAGCGTCAGGGTAAGGTCGCTCAATGGTTTGACGGCGAACGCTACACGATGGTCTATAGCGAAGCCGCCGCGCTGGATGGCGTCAATGACGCGAAACGCGTGTTCGTCAGCGTCCCGCATCATGGTGTTGCCGTGCCGTATGACAACCATGCCGTTGTCTCTGTCCCGAACCCAGAAGACGCGTCCAAACGCCCGATTGGTGCCCGAGTGATTAGCCTGGATAGTAAAACTGTCGGCGACAATGTGGCCTGTCCGGGTCTGCATGGATCTGCCGGTTCCGGTGACACTTACGCCCTGTCCTGCGAAACCGGTCTGCTGCTGATCACTCAGAAAGGTGATACGCCTGAAATACGCCATCTGCCTTACTCCAGCACATTACCGAAAGGCAGCGTCTCCACACTTATCGGTGGCAAAGGTATGCAGTATTTCATCGGTAACTATGGCCCAGATCGCATTGTGCTTATCGACCCAACCGAAGCCCAAAGTTTCCGCCTGGTGCAACTTCCGACCCGCCGCGTACATTTTGCCGTCGATCCGGTACGTCCGAAGTTCGCCTACGTCTTTACGGAAGATGGCAAGTTAAATCAGGTTGATGTGCTGAAGGGGGAAATTACCAAATCAGTGCGCGTCACGGAGCCATACTCTATGGACGGTCACTGGAACGATCCGCGTCCACGTATCGCGGTTGCGGCTGACAATATCTATATTACCGATCCTCTGAAAAGCAAAATTCACATGCTGAACGCCGCGGATTTGAAAGAAACCAGCGCGATTACGGTACAGGGGCAGCCTTTCAATATTGTTGCCGTTGGCGGTTCAGGCAAAGTGCATGAACACGGTCACTCCCACGACCATGACCATGACCATCAGCATTAA
- a CDS encoding VOC family protein, which yields MKVAHVALWTADLAAQAAFWQELFSAQVGEKYVSRNRPGFESHFVQLSEGASIELMTLPVLAEALTNKEGCGWAHVAISVGSKADVEALASKAAERGILVAQPRMTGDGFYEAIVSDPDGNLIEITSD from the coding sequence ATGAAAGTGGCACACGTGGCGTTATGGACAGCCGATCTGGCCGCGCAGGCGGCATTTTGGCAAGAACTCTTCTCCGCTCAGGTGGGGGAAAAGTATGTGAGCCGGAATCGTCCCGGTTTTGAATCACATTTTGTTCAACTGAGTGAAGGCGCATCTATTGAGCTGATGACGCTGCCGGTGCTGGCAGAAGCGCTAACCAATAAAGAAGGCTGCGGCTGGGCGCACGTCGCGATTTCGGTCGGGAGCAAAGCGGATGTCGAAGCATTAGCCAGCAAAGCGGCAGAACGCGGCATTCTGGTTGCCCAACCGCGAATGACGGGGGACGGATTTTACGAAGCGATCGTCAGCGACCCAGATGGTAACCTGATTGAGATAACTTCAGACTGA
- the hisN gene encoding histidinol-phosphatase, whose product MSQSLPDIAFFHELATLASQETLPRFRSLTANQIETKPKEGFRFDPVTEADREAERVIREHITRYYPDHAIMGEEFGLSGEGPMRWVLDPVDGTRPFLCGLPVWGTLIGLLHHERAVMGMMSQPFTGERFWADGSQAWRSDRQGEMRLSTRKGVSLEQAILHTTAPEALAMHPAVCFADLAESTLMTRYGGECYAMAMLAAGQIDICVEFALQPYDIVALIPIIEQAGGIITDLNGQRAEGGGTVVATGNPELHQQVLAILNGTRS is encoded by the coding sequence ATGAGTCAGTCGCTTCCCGATATTGCCTTTTTTCATGAACTTGCCACGCTGGCGAGTCAGGAAACGTTACCGCGTTTTCGTTCCCTTACCGCCAATCAAATTGAGACGAAGCCAAAAGAGGGCTTTCGCTTTGATCCGGTCACGGAAGCCGACCGGGAGGCTGAGCGGGTCATTCGTGAGCACATCACGCGCTATTACCCCGATCACGCGATCATGGGCGAAGAATTTGGCCTGAGCGGGGAAGGTCCGATGCGTTGGGTTTTAGATCCCGTCGATGGAACCCGGCCTTTCCTATGTGGGCTACCCGTGTGGGGAACGCTCATCGGCCTGCTGCACCATGAACGCGCCGTGATGGGGATGATGAGCCAGCCGTTTACCGGGGAGCGCTTCTGGGCCGATGGTTCACAGGCGTGGCGCAGCGATCGGCAGGGGGAAATGCGTTTAAGTACGCGCAAAGGCGTGTCGCTCGAACAGGCGATTCTTCACACTACCGCGCCGGAAGCGCTGGCTATGCACCCCGCGGTCTGCTTCGCAGATCTGGCAGAAAGTACGCTCATGACGCGCTATGGCGGCGAGTGTTACGCGATGGCGATGCTGGCAGCAGGCCAGATTGATATCTGCGTGGAATTTGCATTACAGCCTTACGATATTGTTGCGCTGATCCCGATTATTGAGCAGGCGGGCGGCATCATTACCGATCTCAACGGACAACGAGCGGAAGGGGGCGGCACGGTAGTCGCGACCGGTAATCCCGAGCTACACCAACAAGTGTTAGCCATTCTGAATGGAACGCGGTCATAA
- the ascF gene encoding PTS cellobiose/arbutin/salicin transporter subunit IIBC produces MSKNYAAVSRSIVDAIGGTDNIAAVTHCMTRLRFVLKDNDAANVAELKAISGVLGVVKNDNQCQVIIGNTVSQAYAEVVKLLPEGAGAEKAVPVNNKITLRRIGAGILDALIGTMSPLIPAIIGGSMVKLLAMILDMTGLFEKGASTITILNVIGDGAFFFLPIMVAASAAVKFKTNMSLAIAIAGVLVHPTFIDLMAKAAQGQPVVFMGLTVTAVKYTYTVIPALCMTWILSYIEKWVDRITPAVTKNFLKPMLIVLIASPIAIMLIGPIGIWIGSGISAVVYTVHDYLGWLSVAIMGAIWPLLVMTGMHRVFTPTIIQTIAETGKEGMVMPSEIGANLSLGGSSLAVAWRTKNPELRQTALAAAASAIVAGISEPALYGVALRLKRPLIACLITGFICGAVAGIGGLASHSMASPGLFTSVQFFDPTNPMSIAWVFGVMLLSVVISFFVTLLLGFEDIPVEEKPEEKRVQGDEVSAPQHAVNTN; encoded by the coding sequence ATGTCAAAGAATTATGCGGCTGTATCCCGTTCGATCGTCGATGCCATCGGTGGTACTGATAACATCGCTGCCGTGACGCACTGTATGACCCGTCTGCGCTTTGTGCTGAAAGATAATGATGCGGCGAATGTAGCCGAATTGAAGGCGATAAGCGGCGTGTTAGGTGTCGTGAAAAATGATAACCAGTGCCAGGTCATCATCGGCAACACCGTTTCTCAGGCGTATGCCGAGGTGGTGAAACTGCTGCCAGAAGGTGCTGGGGCTGAAAAAGCCGTACCGGTGAACAATAAAATTACGCTGCGACGCATCGGCGCGGGGATTCTGGATGCGCTGATTGGCACGATGTCACCGCTCATTCCGGCAATTATCGGCGGCTCGATGGTAAAACTGCTCGCCATGATCCTCGATATGACCGGGCTGTTTGAAAAGGGTGCATCGACGATAACGATTCTGAACGTGATTGGTGATGGCGCGTTCTTCTTCCTGCCGATCATGGTGGCGGCATCTGCGGCGGTAAAATTCAAAACCAATATGTCGCTGGCGATTGCTATCGCCGGGGTGCTGGTTCACCCGACGTTTATTGATCTGATGGCAAAAGCGGCGCAGGGTCAGCCGGTCGTGTTTATGGGGCTGACCGTTACGGCGGTGAAGTATACCTACACCGTCATTCCGGCGCTGTGTATGACCTGGATTCTGTCTTACATTGAAAAATGGGTAGACCGCATTACGCCAGCGGTGACCAAAAACTTCCTGAAACCGATGCTAATCGTGCTGATTGCCTCCCCGATTGCCATCATGCTGATCGGCCCGATTGGGATCTGGATCGGTAGCGGCATTTCTGCGGTGGTGTATACCGTGCATGACTATCTGGGCTGGCTGTCCGTTGCCATCATGGGCGCTATTTGGCCGCTGCTGGTAATGACTGGTATGCACCGCGTGTTTACCCCGACGATCATTCAAACCATCGCTGAAACCGGCAAAGAAGGCATGGTAATGCCGTCTGAAATCGGCGCAAACTTGTCACTTGGCGGTTCTTCACTGGCGGTTGCCTGGCGCACCAAAAACCCGGAACTGCGCCAGACGGCGCTGGCGGCGGCAGCCTCGGCCATTGTTGCCGGGATCTCTGAACCGGCGCTGTACGGTGTGGCTTTGCGTCTGAAGCGTCCGCTGATCGCCTGTTTAATTACCGGTTTTATCTGTGGTGCCGTTGCCGGTATTGGTGGACTGGCAAGCCATTCAATGGCGTCGCCGGGGCTGTTTACCAGCGTGCAGTTCTTTGACCCGACCAACCCGATGAGTATTGCCTGGGTATTCGGTGTCATGCTTCTATCTGTCGTGATTTCTTTCTTCGTCACTTTGCTGCTGGGCTTTGAAGACATCCCAGTCGAAGAAAAACCGGAAGAGAAACGCGTACAGGGCGATGAGGTTTCCGCGCCGCAGCACGCAGTGAACACGAATTAA
- the aztB gene encoding zinc ABC transporter permease AztB, protein MLWLYDLLVNPFVEFGFMRRALVGALLLSLSACPVGVFLTLRRMSLVGDAMSHAVLPGAAIGFLLYGLEIIPMTLGGMVAGLVVAIGAGVVSRLTVQKEDASMAAFYLISLALGVLIVSLHGSSVDLMHVLFGSVLALNVEALVLIASVSAVSLLMLALLWRALIAECLDPLFLRAVSRLGSPVHFLFLTLVVINLVAGYQALGTLLSVGLMILPAVTARFWTRRVITLCLVSVLIGMVACISGLLFSYHYSLPSGPAIILANGIFYLISTGVAMMKNARRRPHASLVNTRPSRTE, encoded by the coding sequence ATGCTCTGGCTTTACGATCTGCTCGTTAATCCGTTTGTTGAATTTGGCTTTATGCGTCGAGCGTTGGTGGGCGCATTGCTACTGTCGCTCAGCGCGTGTCCGGTGGGCGTATTCCTGACCCTGCGTCGTATGAGTCTGGTGGGCGATGCCATGTCTCATGCCGTGCTGCCCGGTGCCGCCATTGGTTTTCTGCTCTACGGATTGGAAATCATTCCGATGACACTCGGCGGCATGGTCGCCGGATTAGTGGTAGCAATAGGTGCCGGAGTGGTATCGCGGCTGACGGTACAAAAGGAAGATGCCTCAATGGCGGCGTTTTACCTTATTTCACTGGCGCTCGGGGTACTTATCGTCTCGCTACATGGATCGAGCGTTGACTTGATGCATGTTCTGTTTGGTTCCGTTTTGGCGCTGAATGTGGAAGCACTGGTTCTGATCGCCTCGGTTTCTGCTGTTTCTTTGCTGATGTTGGCTCTGCTGTGGCGTGCACTCATTGCCGAGTGCCTGGATCCGCTGTTCCTACGCGCCGTGTCTCGACTCGGCTCACCGGTCCATTTTCTGTTCCTCACGCTGGTGGTGATAAACCTCGTGGCAGGCTATCAGGCGCTGGGCACGCTGCTGTCGGTAGGTTTGATGATCCTCCCTGCCGTCACCGCTCGCTTCTGGACTCGGCGCGTCATCACTCTTTGTCTGGTTTCGGTGTTGATTGGCATGGTGGCCTGCATTTCCGGCCTGCTGTTCTCCTACCATTATTCGCTACCATCAGGCCCAGCCATTATTCTCGCCAACGGCATTTTCTATCTGATCTCAACCGGCGTAGCGATGATGAAAAACGCCCGACGCCGTCCTCACGCTTCCTTAGTTAACACGCGTCCTTCCCGCACGGAGTAA
- the aztA gene encoding zinc ABC transporter ATP-binding protein AztA, whose product MTDFAVQIEALALGYDGNPVLSAVSGSLHTGSLTAVVGPNGSGKSTLLKGIAGILQPLSGFCRIASGARIAYLPQLSELDRSFPASVRDLVSLGLWQDRGLLRWHRRDDRVRISQALAAVGLAGFDNKPLSALSGGQFQRALFARVIVQNASIILLDEPFNAIDTATTQEMLALIKSWHAQQRTVIVVIHDPELVLRHFPETLMVNGTVVAWGETDWVMKHSLHSPVFCQHNTARYATGAR is encoded by the coding sequence ATGACGGATTTTGCAGTACAGATCGAAGCACTAGCCCTCGGCTACGATGGAAATCCAGTATTGAGCGCGGTCAGCGGTTCGTTACACACTGGTTCCCTGACGGCGGTAGTCGGACCAAACGGTTCAGGTAAATCAACACTCCTGAAAGGGATTGCCGGAATACTACAACCCCTATCGGGCTTCTGCCGTATCGCATCGGGTGCACGCATCGCTTATCTGCCACAGCTATCGGAACTGGATCGTAGCTTTCCTGCCAGCGTTCGCGATCTGGTATCGCTGGGGCTCTGGCAGGATCGAGGATTGCTACGCTGGCATCGCCGTGACGATCGAGTGCGCATATCCCAAGCGCTTGCCGCCGTCGGGCTGGCTGGTTTTGATAATAAGCCACTCAGCGCCCTGTCCGGCGGGCAGTTCCAGCGTGCTTTGTTTGCGCGGGTGATCGTCCAGAATGCCAGCATCATTTTGCTCGACGAGCCCTTCAATGCCATTGATACAGCAACCACACAAGAGATGCTGGCGCTGATTAAAAGCTGGCACGCCCAACAACGTACGGTCATCGTGGTGATCCACGATCCTGAACTGGTACTTCGCCATTTTCCTGAGACATTGATGGTCAACGGCACGGTAGTCGCTTGGGGAGAAACCGACTGGGTGATGAAGCATAGCCTGCACTCGCCCGTCTTCTGTCAGCACAATACCGCACGGTACGCGACAGGGGCTCGATAA
- the zigA gene encoding zinc metallochaperone GTPase ZigA, with the protein MADVVAQQKADARLPVTVLSGFLGAGKTTLLNHILNNRAGRRVAVIVNDMSEVNIDAALVRAGGAELSRTDEKLVEMSNGCICCTLREDLLIEVNRLAKEGRFDQLVIESTGIAEPLPVAETFTFAGDDGESLSEVARLDTMVTVVDGYNFLKDYTSVDSIHSRGESLGEGDERSVVDLLIDQIEFCNVIILNKTDLIDAAQQQKLVAIIRSLNPGAKILDAQFGAVPLNEVLDTGLFDFDKAAQAPGWLKELRGEHTPETEEYGITSFVFHARRPFHPARFAQVMENSLTGVVRSKGYFWLASRPEYAGSWSQAGGVARQGLAGSWWVSAPKERWPTDSESLDYIRSIWVDGVGDARQELVFIGIDMDEHALRARLNAALLTDKEMKEGLAMWLDYPDPIEPWFAS; encoded by the coding sequence ATGGCTGACGTTGTAGCTCAACAGAAAGCAGATGCAAGACTACCTGTGACCGTACTATCCGGCTTTCTCGGCGCGGGAAAGACCACGTTACTTAACCATATTCTGAATAATCGTGCTGGCCGCCGCGTCGCGGTGATCGTCAACGACATGTCAGAAGTGAATATTGATGCTGCACTGGTGAGAGCCGGCGGCGCTGAGCTTTCACGGACGGACGAAAAGCTGGTTGAAATGAGTAACGGTTGTATCTGTTGCACGCTGCGTGAAGATCTCCTGATCGAGGTTAATCGGCTAGCGAAAGAGGGGCGTTTTGATCAGTTGGTTATTGAATCAACCGGTATCGCGGAGCCGCTTCCGGTGGCAGAGACATTCACGTTTGCGGGTGACGATGGGGAAAGCCTCTCTGAAGTGGCTCGGCTGGATACGATGGTGACCGTTGTCGACGGATATAACTTCTTAAAAGATTACACGTCAGTGGACAGCATCCATTCACGCGGAGAATCGTTAGGAGAGGGTGACGAGCGCAGCGTCGTGGATTTGCTGATCGACCAGATCGAGTTCTGCAATGTCATTATCCTCAACAAAACCGACCTGATTGATGCGGCGCAACAGCAGAAGCTGGTTGCGATTATTCGTTCACTGAATCCGGGAGCAAAAATACTTGATGCACAATTTGGCGCTGTGCCGCTGAACGAGGTGCTCGACACGGGATTGTTTGATTTCGACAAAGCGGCGCAGGCTCCCGGATGGTTGAAAGAGCTACGTGGCGAGCATACGCCTGAAACGGAGGAATATGGCATCACCAGTTTTGTTTTCCACGCGCGCCGGCCGTTTCATCCTGCTCGCTTCGCTCAGGTCATGGAAAATTCGCTCACCGGTGTGGTCAGGTCTAAAGGCTATTTTTGGTTAGCAAGTCGCCCGGAATATGCCGGATCGTGGTCTCAGGCAGGCGGCGTAGCGCGTCAGGGGTTAGCAGGTTCATGGTGGGTCAGTGCGCCAAAAGAAAGGTGGCCAACAGATAGCGAATCGCTGGATTACATTCGTTCCATTTGGGTAGATGGCGTGGGCGATGCGCGGCAGGAACTGGTATTTATCGGTATCGATATGGATGAGCACGCGTTGCGAGCCCGTCTGAATGCCGCACTGCTAACGGACAAAGAAATGAAAGAAGGTCTGGCGATGTGGTTAGATTATCCAGACCCGATCGAGCCCTGGTTTGCATCTTAA
- a CDS encoding 6-phospho-beta-glucosidase, with translation MSASIFPNGFLWGGAIAANQAEGAYLEGGKGLTTVDMIPHGVNRLPVKLGQEPRFALREDEFYPSHQAIDFYHRYKEDIALMAEMGFTVFRTSIAWSRLYPNGDELTPNADGIAFYRDVFAECKKYNIEPLVTLCHFDVPMHLVTEYGSWRNRKMVEFFARYARTCFEAFDGLVKYWLTFNEINILLHSPFSGAGLVFAEGENQEQVKYQAAHHELVASALATKIAHEVNPENQVGCMLAGGNFYPWSCKPEDVWAALNKDRENLFFIDVQARGTYPAYTGRLFKEKGITIASEPGDDEILKNTVDFVSFSYYASRCASADMNEHNSSAANIVKSLKNPHIKASEWGWGIDPLGLRITMNMMYDRYQKPLFLVENGLGAKDEINAQGEIDDDYRISYLREHISAMADAIGDGIPVIGYTSWGCIDLVSASTGEMSKRYGFIYVDRDDQGEGTLARKKKKSFYWYKKVIASNGADLS, from the coding sequence ATGTCTGCATCAATATTTCCCAATGGGTTCTTATGGGGGGGCGCGATTGCGGCCAATCAGGCAGAAGGCGCGTACCTTGAAGGCGGTAAAGGACTGACGACGGTAGATATGATTCCCCACGGCGTGAATCGTCTGCCGGTGAAACTGGGGCAAGAACCGCGTTTCGCGCTGCGCGAGGATGAGTTTTATCCCAGCCATCAGGCGATCGATTTCTATCATCGCTATAAAGAAGATATCGCGCTGATGGCAGAAATGGGGTTCACGGTGTTCCGTACCTCCATCGCCTGGAGTCGACTCTACCCGAACGGCGATGAGCTGACGCCCAACGCAGACGGCATCGCCTTTTATCGCGATGTGTTTGCCGAGTGCAAGAAGTACAACATCGAGCCGCTGGTGACGCTGTGCCATTTCGATGTGCCGATGCATCTGGTCACCGAGTACGGTTCATGGCGTAACCGGAAAATGGTGGAGTTTTTCGCCCGCTATGCTCGCACCTGTTTTGAAGCCTTTGACGGACTGGTGAAATACTGGCTGACGTTCAATGAAATCAATATCTTACTGCATAGTCCGTTTTCTGGCGCGGGGCTGGTTTTTGCCGAAGGGGAAAACCAGGAGCAGGTGAAATACCAGGCGGCGCACCATGAACTGGTGGCGAGCGCGCTGGCGACGAAGATTGCGCATGAGGTTAACCCAGAAAATCAGGTCGGCTGTATGCTGGCCGGTGGCAATTTCTATCCGTGGTCGTGCAAACCGGAAGATGTCTGGGCGGCGCTGAATAAAGATCGGGAAAACCTGTTCTTTATCGATGTGCAGGCACGCGGCACCTATCCGGCGTATACCGGCCGTCTGTTTAAAGAGAAGGGCATCACGATTGCCTCTGAGCCGGGCGATGATGAGATTCTCAAGAACACGGTGGACTTTGTGTCCTTCAGCTATTACGCCTCCCGCTGTGCCTCGGCGGATATGAACGAGCACAACAGCAGCGCGGCGAACATCGTGAAGTCGTTAAAGAACCCGCACATCAAGGCGAGTGAATGGGGCTGGGGAATCGACCCTCTGGGCCTGCGCATCACCATGAATATGATGTATGACCGCTATCAGAAGCCGCTGTTTTTGGTAGAAAACGGGCTGGGTGCGAAGGACGAGATTAACGCACAGGGCGAGATTGATGATGACTATCGCATCAGCTACCTGCGCGAGCACATCAGCGCGATGGCGGACGCCATTGGCGACGGTATTCCGGTCATCGGCTATACCTCATGGGGCTGTATCGATTTGGTCTCTGCCTCCACCGGTGAAATGAGCAAACGCTACGGTTTCATCTATGTGGATCGCGATGACCAAGGTGAAGGCACATTAGCCAGAAAGAAAAAGAAATCGTTCTACTGGTATAAGAAGGTGATTGCCAGCAACGGTGCCGACCTGAGCTAA